The proteins below come from a single Hippocampus zosterae strain Florida chromosome 5, ASM2543408v3, whole genome shotgun sequence genomic window:
- the LOC127601199 gene encoding LOW QUALITY PROTEIN: urotensin-2 receptor-like (The sequence of the model RefSeq protein was modified relative to this genomic sequence to represent the inferred CDS: deleted 1 base in 1 codon), with translation MDASGGSSPAPPPPPPALPSGANFSLPATPAPSSPSPSLASTAVFCSFLSLLSLAGIAGNLYTLGLLLRRRRNRSRRRSAAGPACCFTRVPAPSCFSGPSSLSPCSSPFSSASSSPPSSSLHLQVLSLALADLLYLFTAPFIVYDSLASDWAFGELGCRLLLSLDLLTMHASIFTLSAMSLDRYRAVARPLRASSANSSGLLRVSSAWGLAAALSLPMMISLHLEDGENQEGRLCVPAWDEQSSKAYLSVLFCTSILGPGLAIGALYAALGRLYWVSQTRAPWGTARAPKPKVLLLILGIVLAFWACFLPFWIWQLLPLYQPDMLRTVPVGTQVTVNRILTGLTYGNSCVNPFFYTLLTGKRRRKRQTLTSANRLCRKSGPPR, from the exons ATGGACGCCTCGGGCGGCTCCTCGCCCGCGCCTCCTCCCCCCCCGCCGGCCTTGCCCAGCGGTGCCAATTTCTCTCTGCCCGCCACCCCC GCCCCGAGCTCTCCATCTCCCAGCCTGGCGTCCACGGCCGTGTTCTGCTCTTTCCTCTCCCTGCTCTCCCTGGCGGGCATCGCGGGCAACCTGTACACTCTGGGCCTCCTCCTGCGGCGCCGCAGGaacaggagcaggaggaggagcgcaGCGGGCCCGGCCTGCTGCTTCACGCGAGTTCCTGCGCCCTCCTGCTTTTCCGGGCCTTCCTCGCTCTCCCCCTGCTCCTCCCCtttctcctccgcctcctcctcccccccctcctcctcccttcaCCTGCAGGTGCTGAGCCTGGCTCTGGCCGACCTGCTCTACCTGTTCACCGCCCCCTTCATCGTCTACGACAGCCTGGCGTCGGACTGGGCCTTCGGCGAGCTGGGCTGCCGCCTCCTGCTGAGCCTGGACCTGCTCACCATGCACGCCTCCATCTTCACGCTCAGCGCCATGAGCCTGGACCGCTACCGGGCGGTGGCGCGGCCCCTGCGCGCCTCCTCGGCCAACTCGTCGGGCCTGCTGCGAGTGAGCTCGGCTTGGGGGCTGGCGGCGGCGCTGAGCTTGCCCATGATGATCAGCCTGCACCTGGAAGACGGCGAGAACCAGGAGGGCCGGCTGTGCGTGCCGGCGTGGGACGAGCAGAGCTCCAAAGCCTATCTGAGCGTGCTCTTCTGCACCAGCATCCTCGGGCCGGGCCTGGCCATCGGCGCGCTCTACGCCGCCCTGGGCCGACTTTACTGGGTGTCTCAGACCCGGGCCCCCTGGGGGACCGCCCGGGCGCCCAAACCCAAAGTCCTGCTTCTCATCCTAGGCATCGTCCTGGCCTTTTGGGCTTGCTTCCTCCCTTTCTGGATCTGGCAGCTGCTGCCTCTCTACCAGCCCGACATGCTGAGGACGGTACCGGTCGGTACGCAAGTGACGGTCAACCGGATCCTCACGGGACTGACCTACGGAAACTCTTGCGTGAATCCTTTCTTCTACACGCTACTGACCGGGAAGCGAAGACGCAAACGTCAGACTCTGACTTCGGCGAATCGGCTCTGCCGCAAGAGCGGTCCGCCGCGATAG
- the LOC127601200 gene encoding HEPACAM family member 2-like, which yields MRLLVVYLVGLSLAVPVRAQDQIQIQFQTDPVLVLSGGEIQLTVLTVPDVLSMTWLYEGVTLGLFVGGSPEINDVAQFRGRLAITSTRLSIASARLGDAGTYAVEVVPLASTGLTPNSRSVPLRVFDGVSGVALSVPSVATEGGNITLTCTSGGTELTFQWGKDGAAIAEDGRITVAAGSLVINPGRRGDAGDYTCTVSNPVSALAATRSLTVFYGPDTPVLTKDAPKDCVGSADVLAGQTLRLNCLSDSLPPALFTWRRDGEPVASAQPDSGALSVRTSSADDSGSYSCTARNSVTGGESERATDVSVENLCLDVGEVVGIVIGSLLLLLILVLLVVLLVCLVLRRRCKRPLDSLPNDFRDNGGEKKPSRSGRTAPILRELPPGPDPPVFGSVDAAQRRKPPDLRPPQANGWRQNALVEATRDAASYPLDGVDNPTLARRTDSNIVIRTEGDGRPAGVRLSLTQASQRNAQMPTIHVNLNSFPQPEAAQAARRVTEAGRSSPRMQGGPAPRRRQDTDLPTRSRRHTPPSADAVGSSEGDAGVSRRDPSEGTDLRNYRLHQPTTFGGKSNTATGAKSF from the exons ATGAGACTACTTGTGGTCTACTTGGTTGGGCTCTCACTGGCAG TCCCGGTGCGCGCGCAGGACCAGATCCAGATCCAATTCCAGACCGACCCGGTCCTGGTGCTTAGCGGCGGCGAGATCCAGTTGACGGTGCTGACCGTGCCGGACGTGCTCTCCATGACGTGGCTGTACGAGGGTGTGACGCTGGGCCTGTTTGTCGGCGGCTCCCCCGAAATCAACGACGTGGCTCAGTTCCGCGGCCGCCTCGCCATCACGTCCACTCGGCTGAGCATCGCGAGCGCCCGGCTGGGGGACGCCGGCACCTACGCGGTGGAGGTGGTCCCGCTCGCCTCCACGGGCCTGACGCCAAACTCCAGATCGGTGCCTCTCAGGGTTTTTG ACGGCGTGTCCGGGGTGGCGCTCTCCGTGCCTTCGGTGGCGACGGAAGGAGGGAACATCACGCTGACGTGCACCTCGGGTGGCACGGAGCTCACCTTCCAGTGGGGTAAGGACGGCGCCGCCATCGCGGAAGACGGCAGGATCACCGTCGCCGCTGGATCGCTGGTCATCAACCCGGGTCGGCGCGGCGACGCCGGCGATTACACCTGCACCGTCAGCAACCCAGTCAGCGCGCTCGCCGCCACGCGCAGTCTCACCGTCTTCT atgGACCCGACACCCCAGTCCTGACCAAGGACGCCCCCAAAGACTGCGTGGGCAGCGCCGACGTTTTGGCGGGCCAGACCTTGCGTCTCAACTGCCTGTCGGACTCGCTGCCCCCCGCCCTCTTCACGTGGCGACGCGACGGCGAGCCGGTGGCGTCGGCGCAGCCCGACAGCGGCGCGCTCAGCGTACGGACGTCGTCCGCGGACGACAGCGGAAGCTACTCGTGCACCGCCCGCAACTCTGTCACGGGCGGCGAATCGGAGCGGGCCACCGACGTGTCCGTGGAAA ACCTTTGTTTGGACGTCGGCGAGGTGGTGGGCATCGTGATCGGcagcttgctgctgctgctcatccTGGTGCTGCTCGTCGTGCTGCTGGTGTGTCTCGTGCTCAGGAGACGCTGTAAGCGGCCTTTGGATTCGCTTCCCAATGACTTT CGCGACAACGGCGGGGAGAAGAAGCCGTCACGGTCCGGAAGAACCGCGCCGATCCTCCG GGAGCTGCCCCCAGGTCCCGACCCCCCCGTCTTTGGATCCGTCGACGCCGCCCAGCGTCGGAAACCCCCCGACCTGCGGCCACCGCAGGCGAACGGCTGGCGGCAAAACGCCCTCGTCGAGGCCACGCGCGACGCGGCCTCCTACCCGCTCGACGGCGTCGACAACCCGACGTTGGCGCGGCGGACCGATTCCAACATCGTCATCCGGACCGAAGGCGACGGCCGGCCGGCGGGAGTCCGGCTGAGCCTGACGCAGGCCTCCCAGCGGAACGCGCAGATGCCCACCATTCACGTCAACCTCAACTCCTTCCCTCAGCCGGAAGCCGCTCAGGCTGCCCGTCGAGTCACGGAGGCGGGGCGGTCCAGTCCCAGGATGCAAGGCGGGCCGGCACCCCGAA GACGCCAAGACACAGACTTACCAACGAGAAGTCGGCGCCACACCCCCCCGTCAGCAGATGCCGTGGGATCTTCTGAGGGGGACGCCGGCGTATCCCGGCGGGACCCTTCAGAGGGGACCGACCTCCGAAACTACAGACTACACCAACCGACCACCTTTGGCGGCAAGTCAAACACAGCCACCGGGGCGAAATCCTTTTAG